GCTCGATCAGACTCATTTTAACCAAATTATTGCATCCAACAAGAAGATAACTCAAGGAATTCTAAACGGCCTCATTATGAGGCTTCGAGACTACAATGTGTTGCAGAGCGAACTCACAAAGAAGGGTGAGGAGATTAAGTTGCAACGCGATGTGTTGGAAAAGCAGCGTAAGGAGTTGGAAGTACTCAATGCCACCAAGGATAAGTTTTTTGCCATTATAGCACATGATTTGCGCAACCCATTTTCGACGGTTCTTGGTCTTTCAGAATTGTTGGCACGAGAATTTGAGAATTTTGATTCCGATCGACTAAAAGAGTTTATCAACCAGATTTATAAATATTCCAACAACACCTTTAATCTGTTGGAAAATCTACTTCAATGGTCCATGGTCCAAACAGGGAGAATGCCTCTTCGGCCCAAGGTGGTAGACCTTTTTGAAGTGGTTATGGAGAATATAGAACTTTTACGAGGCAACGCTACCAACAAAGAGATAAGCCTGATTGGGCCAGAAGAAGGTGAGTGGTTTTCTTATGTGGATGTGAATATGATAACCACCGTAGTAAGAAACCTTATCTCAAACGCCATTAAGTTTACCGAAGTGGGGGGATTCGTTAAGGTTAAATTTGAGCAGGACGATCGCTTTGTGACTGTATC
This region of Williamwhitmania taraxaci genomic DNA includes:
- a CDS encoding ATP-binding protein — encoded protein: MSFKDDTLTLTDKVSILRLVSIFSEVPAEVLADIAMVSTQHSLPAESIIINKGDMDFALYVVIHGKVKVHAGDHIFTTFSNNDYFGEYALIDSSPRSATVTTLEPTEVLRLDQTHFNQIIASNKKITQGILNGLIMRLRDYNVLQSELTKKGEEIKLQRDVLEKQRKELEVLNATKDKFFAIIAHDLRNPFSTVLGLSELLAREFENFDSDRLKEFINQIYKYSNNTFNLLENLLQWSMVQTGRMPLRPKVVDLFEVVMENIELLRGNATNKEISLIGPEEGEWFSYVDVNMITTVVRNLISNAIKFTEVGGFVKVKFEQDDRFVTVSVSDSGVGISAIDLSKLFKLDSNPTTIGTSQEKGTGLGLILCKEFVERNGGKVWVESILGEGTTFRFTAPRISSH